Proteins encoded in a region of the Amphiprion ocellaris isolate individual 3 ecotype Okinawa chromosome 21, ASM2253959v1, whole genome shotgun sequence genome:
- the LOC111566678 gene encoding achaete-scute homolog 4-like, translating to MSYHSKELMDHVAFVPPLALHGISMDNSGAHYRDALRLGLPFHLDAAYLDPGQRSPYRRLSYFPFGVCDYSFEPAFIRKRNERERHRVRCVNEGYARLREHLPQEFEDKRLSKVETLRAAIDYIKHLQKLLDMNVSGMQMSLGDNQRTECNSDGESKTSLSDSGEAVY from the coding sequence ATGTCTTATCACAGTAAGGAGTTAATGGATCATGTTGCCTTCGTGCCTCCTCTGGCTCTCCACGGCATCTCCATGGATAACAGCGGTGCGCACTACAGAGACGCGCTCCGGCTCGGACTGCCCTTCCACCTGGACGCTGCCTACCTGGACCCCGGCCAGAGGTCCCCCTACAGACGTTTGTCGTACTTCCCCTTCGGTGTGTGTGATTATTCCTTCGAGCCCGCGTTTATCCGCAAAAGGAACGAACGGGAGCGCCACCGGGTGCGCTGCGTAAACGAGGGTTACGCGCGTCTCCGGGAGCATCTGCCGCAGGAGTTTGAGGACAAACGACTCAGCAAAGTGGAGACACTGAGGGCGGCCATCGACTACATCAAACACCTGCAGAAACTTCTGGACATGAACGTCTCCGGGATGCAGATGTCGCTCGGAGACAACCAGAGGACAGAATGCAACAGTGATGGAGAGTCCAAAACCAGCCTGAGCGACAGCGGGGAGGCGGTTTACTAG